The DNA segment GAATATATTAGAACTTCTACTAAAGACAAGTTGGAATACAATATCAAGAAGTACATCCGTACATCGCGTTTTACTGATCTTAACATAAACAAGTCCGTCAGGGGATGTCTGGGTTTTTATTCCAATCTGAAGATAGGGAATATTGACACTATTGCCTTTAAAGCAAGAATAAAACGCAATGATTTTTTAAAAATCACCTTCGATCCGGATTTAAAGTCTGAATTTGAAAAAACACTGGCCCTTGTTTCAAGTCAAAATATCAAACTTGTCCTTTTGGTCATTCCCACTATAGGGCTTTTAAACAGGGCCGAACCTGCAAAATATAAAAAAGCTATTGAGATGCTAAAAAATTATTCCCGTAAATATAAAAATGTATATTTCATAAATTATAACGATAAATTTGAAAATGATTATGATTTATTTTACGACCCCATTCATTTGAATCCTAAAGGCAATAAGATAGTAACCCAACAACTTATTGATGATTTTAAAAATTA comes from the Bacteroidota bacterium genome and includes:
- a CDS encoding SGNH/GDSL hydrolase family protein, producing the protein YAIEGANAQIRHTMIQHFLHQNSDSLKLIVYDVDAFFLTGKGLSINEYELFYPLMDDPYIDEYIRTSTKDKLEYNIKKYIRTSRFTDLNINKSVRGCLGFYSNLKIGNIDTIAFKARIKRNDFLKITFDPDLKSEFEKTLALVSSQNIKLVLLVIPTIGLLNRAEPAKYKKAIEMLKNYSRKYKNVYFINYNDKFENDYDLFYDPIHLNPKGNKIVTQQLIDDFKNYNFLKEYIVKDKR